In a single window of the Actinomycetota bacterium genome:
- a CDS encoding NDP-sugar synthase produces the protein MRAVVLVGGFGTRLRPLTLSIPKPMLPVGHRPIVEHLVHELAGAGITEVVLALGFKPEPFLAAFPDGTCAGVRLSYAVEPEPLDTAGAIRFAATWAGIDETFVVVNGDVLTDLDIASLVAFHRSCGAEATLHLTPVDDPSAYGVVDISPQGRVLRFVEKPPPGTAPSNQVNAGTYVLEPSVLDRIPPGRRVSIERETFPAMVADGTLYAMATADYWVDIGRPGPYLQANLDMLDGVRRVARCAGVHEGAVVAPGADVVHSIVSAGATVADRAVVTDSVVLPGALVGSGARVSGSIVMGPVAPGAVLSDAVVGADGQISERS, from the coding sequence ATGCGTGCGGTCGTTCTAGTGGGTGGTTTCGGCACCCGCTTGCGCCCGCTCACCCTCAGCATCCCGAAGCCGATGCTCCCGGTCGGGCATCGCCCGATCGTCGAGCACCTCGTCCATGAACTGGCCGGGGCAGGCATCACCGAGGTCGTGCTCGCGCTCGGGTTCAAGCCCGAGCCGTTCCTCGCGGCGTTTCCCGACGGGACGTGCGCCGGCGTCCGGCTGTCCTACGCGGTCGAGCCCGAGCCGCTCGACACGGCAGGCGCGATCCGCTTCGCGGCCACCTGGGCGGGGATCGACGAGACGTTCGTCGTCGTGAACGGCGATGTGCTCACCGACTTGGACATCGCCTCGCTCGTCGCGTTCCATCGCTCCTGCGGGGCCGAGGCGACGCTGCATCTGACTCCCGTCGACGACCCCTCCGCATACGGCGTCGTCGACATCTCGCCGCAGGGGCGAGTGCTGCGCTTCGTCGAGAAGCCCCCGCCCGGCACGGCGCCGAGCAACCAGGTGAACGCGGGCACCTACGTGCTGGAGCCGAGCGTCCTCGACCGCATCCCTCCCGGCCGCCGGGTGTCGATCGAGCGGGAGACCTTCCCGGCGATGGTCGCGGACGGCACCTTGTACGCGATGGCGACGGCCGACTACTGGGTCGACATCGGCCGCCCCGGGCCCTACCTGCAGGCGAACCTCGACATGCTCGACGGTGTGCGGCGCGTCGCCCGGTGCGCAGGCGTGCACGAGGGCGCCGTGGTGGCGCCCGGAGCCGACGTCGTCCACAGCATCGTCTCTGCGGGGGCGACCGTCGCCGACCGCGCCGTGGTGACCGACTCCGTGGTGCTTCCCGGCGCCCTTGTCGGCTCCGGCGCACGGGTCAGCGGCTCGATCGTGATGGGCCCGGTCGCGCCCGGTGCAGTCTTGAGCGATGCGGTCGTCGGCGCGGACGGCCAGATCTCCGAGCGTTCATGA
- a CDS encoding NAD-dependent epimerase/dehydratase family protein, whose product MTAARSLVVGGAGFLGSHLVDRLLAEGNVVDVVDDLSSGSLANLADARASADDGMLKIHHLDASGPELAELVALRRPEVVFALAVLAPGDHPSARLVRSIAVAVSVLEAARADCVDKVVVTLPAVALYGDVPTRDLPVKEGHAAAPVNVTGVLAHAVVELLALARREDSVEFTALALASVYGSRQRPGSSVVAAFREALADGVAPVLHGDGRQTRDFLFVDDAVDAVVRAGQRGSGLVVNVGTGKQTAIRDLWELMAGSAGSPPVLAARRAGDVSRFAVSPTRARIHLGWAPWTPLAEGLRSLG is encoded by the coding sequence ATGACGGCCGCCCGCAGCCTCGTCGTCGGAGGCGCCGGGTTCCTCGGCTCCCACCTGGTCGACCGCCTGCTCGCCGAAGGAAACGTCGTCGACGTCGTCGACGACCTGTCCTCGGGTTCGCTCGCGAACCTCGCCGACGCCCGCGCCAGCGCGGACGACGGCATGCTGAAGATCCACCACCTCGACGCGTCGGGGCCAGAGCTCGCCGAGCTGGTCGCGTTGCGCCGTCCAGAGGTGGTGTTCGCGCTCGCCGTGCTGGCCCCTGGCGACCACCCGTCGGCCCGCCTCGTCCGCTCCATCGCGGTCGCGGTGTCGGTGCTCGAGGCCGCTCGCGCCGATTGCGTGGACAAGGTCGTCGTCACCTTGCCGGCCGTCGCCCTGTACGGGGACGTCCCGACCCGTGACCTACCCGTGAAGGAGGGTCACGCCGCCGCCCCCGTGAACGTCACCGGGGTGCTGGCCCACGCCGTCGTCGAGCTGCTCGCGCTCGCCCGGCGGGAGGACTCGGTCGAGTTCACCGCCCTCGCACTGGCGAGCGTCTACGGCAGCCGCCAGCGGCCGGGCTCCAGCGTCGTCGCCGCGTTCCGCGAGGCGCTCGCCGACGGCGTGGCCCCGGTGCTCCACGGTGACGGCCGCCAGACCCGTGACTTCCTCTTCGTCGACGACGCCGTCGACGCGGTGGTGCGCGCCGGCCAGCGGGGGAGTGGCCTGGTGGTCAACGTCGGCACCGGCAAGCAGACGGCGATCCGCGACCTGTGGGAGCTGATGGCCGGCTCGGCGGGGTCGCCACCCGTGCTCGCCGCCCGCCGCGCCGGTGACGTGAGCCGCTTCGCGGTGTCGCCTACGCGGGCCCGGATCCACCTCGGCTGGGCGCCATGGACGCCCCTTGCCGAAGGGCTCCGCTCGCTCGGCTGA
- a CDS encoding glycosyltransferase family 4 protein, giving the protein MRLLVLCPHFAPDTAPTGTVITRIVDELAARGHEVHVVTALPWYRTHAIEPGWGGRLVRTERTPFGSVVRVHPFPGADKKNLARRALGFAGFSVLSGFAGLAAGGWFRRVDAVIAMSPPLTLGVTGWMLHVARRGPLVFNVQDVFPDAAVETGAITNQRLIRLARWLERITYRASAAVTVLSDDLRDNVVGKVPDRGDDVHVIPNFVDTDALRPLSRHTAYRAELGIGDEPVVMYAGNVGYSQSLELVAYAAREMPLVTFVVNGDGAARADVESLCAGLPNVRFAGFQPAARLSEVLATGDVHVVPLRRGLGRVSVPSKTYSILAAGRPVLAAIDEGTEVPRILTASGAGLAVPPDDPQAFVGGLRRLLAEPDLAAERGARGRRYVEGAVSPAAVAELYERLIAGLARRG; this is encoded by the coding sequence CTGCGCCTGCTGGTGCTCTGCCCGCACTTCGCGCCCGACACCGCGCCCACGGGCACGGTGATCACCCGCATCGTGGACGAGCTCGCCGCCCGCGGCCACGAGGTGCACGTCGTCACCGCGCTGCCGTGGTACCGGACCCATGCGATCGAGCCGGGCTGGGGCGGCAGGCTCGTCCGCACCGAGCGAACGCCGTTCGGGTCCGTGGTCAGGGTGCACCCCTTCCCCGGTGCCGACAAGAAGAACCTCGCTCGCCGGGCGCTCGGGTTCGCGGGGTTCTCCGTGCTCTCCGGGTTCGCCGGCCTCGCCGCCGGGGGCTGGTTCCGCCGTGTCGACGCAGTGATCGCGATGTCGCCGCCGCTGACGCTCGGCGTCACCGGCTGGATGCTGCACGTCGCTCGGCGCGGACCGCTCGTGTTCAACGTGCAAGACGTGTTCCCCGACGCGGCCGTCGAGACCGGAGCGATCACGAACCAGCGGCTGATCCGGTTGGCCCGGTGGTTGGAGCGCATCACCTACCGGGCGAGTGCGGCGGTGACCGTGCTCTCCGACGACCTGCGCGACAACGTCGTCGGGAAGGTGCCAGATCGTGGCGACGACGTACACGTGATCCCCAACTTCGTCGACACCGACGCACTGCGGCCGCTCTCCCGGCACACCGCGTACCGCGCCGAGCTCGGCATCGGCGACGAGCCCGTCGTGATGTACGCCGGCAACGTCGGCTACTCGCAGTCGCTGGAGCTCGTCGCGTACGCCGCCCGGGAGATGCCGCTCGTCACGTTCGTCGTGAACGGCGACGGCGCCGCGCGGGCAGACGTCGAGTCCCTGTGCGCGGGGCTGCCGAACGTGCGCTTCGCCGGGTTCCAGCCCGCCGCGAGGCTGTCCGAGGTGCTGGCCACGGGAGACGTCCACGTGGTGCCGCTGCGGCGCGGGCTCGGCCGGGTCAGCGTGCCCTCCAAGACGTACTCGATCCTCGCGGCAGGCAGACCCGTGCTGGCCGCGATCGACGAAGGCACCGAAGTACCGCGCATCCTCACCGCCTCCGGGGCCGGCTTGGCCGTGCCCCCCGACGACCCGCAGGCCTTCGTCGGAGGTCTGCGACGCCTGCTCGCGGAGCCCGACCTCGCCGCCGAGCGCGGGGCGCGGGGCCGACGCTACGTGGAGGGAGCCGTGTCCCCGGCTGCGGTCGCCGAGCTCTACGAGCGCCTCATCGCCGGTCTCGCGCGTCGGGGGTGA
- a CDS encoding glycosyltransferase — MLRERYALGEAPVVVLAAITHPHKGHAFLLRLLHERWTDPDLRVVLIGGEGAAEGEVAAAIDRLGLRGRVVRTGRVPAADRDGLLLLADALVFPSEYEGFGAPVLEAMALGTPVITSDRTCLPEVVAGAGLCLPLDLDAWAPALDEVRRRRAELVEAGMRRAADFSSRAAAGQLLTAYRLALR, encoded by the coding sequence GTGTTGCGCGAGCGGTACGCGCTCGGCGAGGCCCCGGTGGTCGTGCTGGCGGCCATCACCCACCCGCACAAGGGTCATGCCTTCCTGCTGCGGCTGCTGCACGAGCGCTGGACCGACCCCGACCTGCGCGTCGTGCTCATCGGCGGCGAGGGTGCCGCCGAGGGTGAGGTCGCTGCCGCCATCGACCGCCTCGGCCTGCGAGGCCGTGTGGTGCGCACCGGTCGGGTGCCGGCAGCGGACCGCGACGGTCTGCTGCTGCTCGCCGACGCGCTCGTCTTCCCGAGCGAGTACGAGGGCTTCGGCGCTCCCGTGCTGGAGGCGATGGCGCTCGGCACGCCGGTGATCACGAGCGACCGCACCTGCCTGCCCGAGGTGGTCGCCGGTGCCGGACTGTGCCTTCCCCTCGACCTCGACGCTTGGGCGCCGGCGCTCGACGAGGTGCGGCGCCGGCGCGCCGAACTGGTCGAAGCGGGGATGCGGCGGGCAGCGGACTTCTCGTCACGCGCCGCCGCCGGGCAACTGCTCACCGCCTACCGCCTGGCTCTGCGATGA